The region AATTTTAACAGACGATAACGTGTTAAGATTAGCTTATCTCCAAACCTTTAAACAGTTGGATATTATTTTGTCAGATTTACAGGAAATGTATATGGAACAATATAATCTTTGCGATTTTGAATTAGTACCTTATTCTAATTCATATCAATTAGAAGATGAGTTAAAGACGATTGATTATATAGATAAAATAGAGTTGACAAATGGTGTGACTATATTAGAGATTGACAAGGATAATCAACGTCTTGGAAGGACTTATAAAGAAATCCACTACAAGGGAAATCCTATTGGATATATCATGTTAGAGTATTTGGCTCATTATGTAGATATTCCGCTAATTTCGACAATGGATAATATTATTTATTACATCGGAAATAATGTTTATATTCAAAGTGATAGTGCTGATTTAGAGATGGTTGAAGAGTTATCTACCGATAATATCGAGCTAGTTATCAGAGAGTTAACAAATAAGGGGTATTATGTGAGTCGCTTTAGTCCAGCAGATGAAATTGTTAAAATGGTTCATTTTTATTCAACAGCTGAACTACAGGAAATGGTATTAAGTCAAACGATTAGTTTATTTGAGTTTAGTACTATTTTATTGATTATTTCATTCTTATTTGTATCCTATTTACTTTTTATCGTGATCATTAGACCTTGTTATTTATTAGTTGACTATGTAAGACGATGTGGAGAAGGAGATTATACAATTCCACCTGGTATTAACTCGAGTTGGCGTTTTTCATTTGTAAGAATTAGAAATGCTTATTTAGAGAATGAACGTTTATTAGCCGTAAAAGATAATCAAAGTCAGGAACTTGAGTATGCTTGGAAAAAAGCATTAGTTGCTAATCAGGCTAAGACACATTTCTTAGCAAAAGTATCACATGAATTGAAAACACCATTAAATGCGATAAAAGGATATATTCAGTTATTAAAATTAAGTATTGATAATCCAAAACAGTTAAGACAAATTGAAATAATTGATCATTCAAGTGATTTATTATTAAAACAAGTCGATGAATTATTAGACTTCTCTGTAATAGAGGATGGAAAGGTGAAATTAGAAATTGATACAATCGACTTATTCCACACGGC is a window of Turicibacter sanguinis DNA encoding:
- a CDS encoding sensor histidine kinase, whose protein sequence is MKRLIWRLTMTFWALFVVVVCAFCVNFYLNYEKSYSQKLLEIDRNLNTIGEEINDTLTKYTNLTLSVGSVIEGFYESSYQVYQTLPDYQINMILQEIEESNTKILTDDNVLRLAYLQTFKQLDIILSDLQEMYMEQYNLCDFELVPYSNSYQLEDELKTIDYIDKIELTNGVTILEIDKDNQRLGRTYKEIHYKGNPIGYIMLEYLAHYVDIPLISTMDNIIYYIGNNVYIQSDSADLEMVEELSTDNIELVIRELTNKGYYVSRFSPADEIVKMVHFYSTAELQEMVLSQTISLFEFSTILLIISFLFVSYLLFIVIIRPCYLLVDYVRRCGEGDYTIPPGINSSWRFSFVRIRNAYLENERLLAVKDNQSQELEYAWKKALVANQAKTHFLAKVSHELKTPLNAIKGYIQLLKLSIDNPKQLRQIEIIDHSSDLLLKQVDELLDFSVIEDGKVKLEIDTIDLFHTAHVIEELFIINTSKKSLDYVVNIDEQIPSVLYGDEARIKQIIINLMSNALKFTEHGKIEVSFDLDYQTENEVYLSIRVKDTGKGIAENKLNSIFDSFTQENNSISRQFGGTGLGLSISKRLAEVMGGNLIVESKVNVGSTFTLFLPLSKIPIIIED